One genomic region from Harpia harpyja isolate bHarHar1 chromosome 1, bHarHar1 primary haplotype, whole genome shotgun sequence encodes:
- the TXNL4A gene encoding thioredoxin-like protein 4A isoform X2, with translation MYELYDPCTVMFFFRNKHIMIDLGTGNNNKINWAMEDKQEMIDIIETVYRGARKGRGLVVSPKDYSTKYRY, from the exons ATGTACGAGTTGTACGATCCCTGTACTGTCATGTTTTTCTTCAG GAACAAACACATCATGATTGATTTGGGTACAGGTAATAACAACAAGATCAACTGGGCAATGGAAGATAAGCAAGAGATGATTGACATTATAGAAACTGTTTATAGAGGAGCCCGCAAAGGTCGAGGTTTGGTGGTATCGCCAAAAGATTATTCCACTAAATACAGATACTGA
- the HSBP1L1 gene encoding LOW QUALITY PROTEIN: heat shock factor-binding protein 1-like protein 1 (The sequence of the model RefSeq protein was modified relative to this genomic sequence to represent the inferred CDS: substituted 1 base at 1 genomic stop codon), with product MAAADPPDAGDLSQLAENLLYQLQENFQALTEKITFLLEEMGERIDDLEKHVADLMTEAGIENTDEELRLSATTRGSANXSQTCKPRLDICNKTCVA from the exons ATGGCGGCCGCCGACCCGCCGGACGCCGGGGACCTCTCACAGCTG gcGGAAAATCTGCTGTATCAGCTGCAGGAGAATTTTCAAGCCCTGACTGAAAAGATAACG TTTTTACTGGAAGAAATGGGCGAGCGCATTGATGACCTCGAGAAGCATGTTGCTGACCTGATGACAGAGGCTGGGATAGAAAACACCGACGAAGAGTTGAGA CTGAGTGCCACTACAAGGGGTAGTGCAAACTAATCACAAACATGTAAACCGAGACTGGACATTTGTAATAAAACGTGTGTGGCTTAA